The sequence tcaaacaaacaaactcttcagctttataatattagtctaGTATAGATTGGGATTGATGCCCAAATACCAAGTGTTATAATTAGCATTCcgttttgccgtgtggttcccggcaccaatacaaaaaagaataagaccactccatctctttcccatggatgtcgtaaaaggcgactgggggataggcttacaaacttgggattcttttattaggcgatgggctagcaacctgtcactatttgaatctcaattctatcattaaggccaaatagctgaacgtggccattcagtctttccaagactgttggctctgtctactccgcaagggatatagacgtgaccatatgtatgtattcataatGGTAAACCTACCTTTGAGGTGATCGTATGGCGCATTTGCCATAAACGCCGTGGATTTCATGATGGCATGTTTTGTGGGTTCGCCGAATTCATCGAGATCCCCTATGTTTTCAGCGCTGtaattatagaatagaataaatactaaataatctttattttctcccaaacaaaaaaaaaaaaaaggtttcacTTATAAGATATTCACATATACACATCGGGAGACTGGTGCCTAAGCTAGGCTAAAAGCCTGTGTTTCAGGCCACCAGGTCGCGCAGGTCAGAAtagagtagaatagaatagatttattttcaaaattggatacaaggtatcacttattgacgtcacataacttaaatctaattataactacttactaccgcttccaaagcgcatgtgtaaaagaatcggcggaacaaactacactgcagcattttcatcggacgtcaatttacaaatatagatctcctaaatctaaatcgtggacgaatgcacattgtctacattaaaaacatgaatgaatgtagattaATATGAAGAactataataacttttattaatctCTCTCttatttccattaaaaaaaaaacattagaaACTAAACTTAAgtcaatcaaataaaatctaaCATTTAATCATTATCACTAAAtatgtgccgtatggttcccggcacaaatataaaaaagaataggatcactccatctctttcccatggatgacgtaaaaggcgactaagggataggcttataaacttgggattcttctttcacgcgacagactagcaacctgtcactatttgaatctcaattctatcattaagccaaacagctgaacgtggcctatcagtatttttaatactgttggctctgtctacccgcaagggataagacgtgattatatgtatatatgtatggatgaagcgaaggaagtatgcagagatcgtggcaagtggaaagaggtagtctctgcctacccctccaggaacgaggcgtgattttatgtatgtatgtatgtatgcaacatACGCATCCACTTGTCTCGCCAGAGCGAAACCCAGTTTGATAACTTCCCCCTTTTCTTTGGACCTTCCcatgtcaaatattttcaacatGGCGATCGAAAATGCACCCATGCCGTATTGCTTCATCTCGTTTTTGAATGACGCCTCAAAACCCATAGGTGCTGGAACATTTTCATAAGGTTACATATACAGCCAAGTAACTCTTTTATTTTGGACATAaaggaagaaagaaaaatgtttatttgatacaaaatataaattaaaatatgacaatttacATCCAAAAAAAAGGTCACAGTCACCAAAAAGCAAATGTCACAGTGTGAGCCGCGACGATGGTCTTCCGCGAATGCTTTtgacgaaaataaaattaaaatagaaatacaataatatatttacaataaagacATCATTATCCTCGCGTTTTTCCTAAGTAGCACGAGTTATGGTATGTATTCGAGCAGAACTGTTACATTTATGCACAAATTGAATTGTGCCAACTCTTAGAAACTAACATTCGACACAAGAAAGCGACATTCGATCTCAAATGGTAACAAATATCAATCCTCCAcatgtaaaatttatcatcaacactatacgggacaaattaggtacacagattgagttagcctcgaagtaagttcgaaacttgtgttacgagatactaactcaaagatactatatttataatagatacctatatagataaagatccaagacccaggacaatcagagaaagttcgtttctcatcatgccccggccgggattcgaacccgggacctccgatgtcacagacaagcgcactaccgctgcgccacagaggccgtcaactgTACACTGTATTCAGTAAATCTATCTATGTACTTATAAAACAATCTCAAAAATACCTTTTGTAGTTGTTAAGTAAATGGGCGGTATGCTCGGAAATTCTTCGACGTCTCCAAAAACAGCAATTGGTTTATGCGTCGTTGTATATCCAAAGTCTTTTGGATCCAGCAGTATTTGGTCAAGATCTGTCGTTGGTGTAGGCGTGTTTAGGATTTCTACTGGGGGCCCGCCTTCGACACCATGCACAAAGTCAGGTTTTAGAACTGCAGGTGTTGTAGGTAAAGTATTTAAAGAAACTTCCACAGGAAATTCACTCTTTTCAGGAAAGTCCATATTgccaaaaatatcaaaatctaAGTCACGATCACCGCTTCGTGCGAAAACTCGTCTTAACTTTTTCTCCACGAGATTTCTTGTATCAATATTGTTATAATCTTcagttttctttaatttctcATGAATTTTCATTAGAATTTCATTGGTTGCTTTTCTAGCATCCCTTTCTGTTTGAATGCTCATATCATCATTGACTAAGCCTTTCAAATCTGACACAGCATGTAAAAGTTTCTTAGTTGAACCCATGCCCATTATTTCATCACTCTTTAAGAGTGCTATTGCTTTCATAAAATTAGGgcgttgaaaataattttctgcCAATCTatcataattattgttttttactaGAATATCATTGTTTATTGTTGCACTTTcctttaattttgttacataaaGAAAATCTAAGTCTCGTAATGTAGCTTCTTCTGATTTCAATTTAGGAGTATATACGGCGGTTGGTTCATTATTCAATTTATCATCTACGGTCTTCAAATAATTTCTCTCGTGTTGTATTCTCTGTCCAATTTTTTCTAGGAATTGTTCTACTTGCACTAAGGAGTTTTTAAATGACTCTTTATCGGATGCTAAAACGATAACTGTTGTAAGATTAGACGTTTAAATATCATCATAATTACTATCAAAAGAAAGGACGTTAGTAATATCATGagagataattatttttcatttaaatatttacctatattcaattcaaatatcAGATGGATAAGGTAAGGGTTCTATGGAGACCACCCATACAAAGTATATATCATTACCACTAGAATAGCATGGATTCATTACCTACGTATTCCAGAATGACTACTATTCAATATGTGTGAATTCGCTCTTGCTCTTATTAATTAGCCAAGGataagaataaaaagtaaatatgtacctatatccACTTCGAATGTTGgttgaaataataacaaaagcaTTCCGCTGAAGAATAATATAGAATACATTTGtgaaaaatcatttcaaacTTACTACAAATCTAGTGTGggacataaaatttaaaactataaaaatgttacgataaaagaaaatgttatttttattcagaaatatgTGAGTCTTGTAATAAAATGATGTTTTTTGCTTGCCTCGTTATAATATTTGGGTTTtgtggtaaatattttttaaagatgaaattgagattaaaataatgcgAGTTGATATTCGCTATAAAATGAGTATAAAATGTGACTCCATTTCTTGCGATGTGTACTTTATCTtccatacataacatcacgcctccttcccggaggagtaagcagagactacctcttaccACTTGcaatgatctctgcatacttccttcgcttcatccacattcataactctcttcatgcaagctcggcaatTTCGGGTACTTTATCTCACAATACCTGTTAATAATTTTGGTACTGTCTGGGACATCATTTGTAGTAATTtgaatatgtatttgtttcaGTTAATATAGATTGTTTAAATCCAAGAAGTGTTAATGTTGCACTGGAAACAGTACTAGAATTTGATGGAAAGCACAATTATCGTGATATGAAAGCCATTGACAAACTACAAGACTACCTTAATACAATCAAATCTATTTTAGGTGAAAATGATAACAGCAGGCGTCACCTCAAAGGAGGGTTTAAATTCAGAGACTTCCTCAAAATGACTTTACAAACTATTTCTTCCTATGAAGATAATGACTTGTTAGATGTAGTAGCTATAGTCAATAATGAAATAAGGAAGTATCATTACAAAGgttgtaaattttatgagCTCGTCCAGAATCATAACTTGAGGAAGGACATGGCAAAAAAATTGCTTACATTAAACGAATTAACGGCTAAAGACCTCAggtttgcaataaaaaaagctaTTAGTGCAGTCGACAAAAATGTAATGAGAGAAAAGCGACAGAAGATATTAGACTATCTGGATTCTGTTTATGTTGGTAATGAAATTATAGGGAAAATGCGACAAGTTCTGTCAGAACTAGAACAGTTTAAAAAGAGAAGTAAGAGAGCTAGTTTAGACTTGGTAAAAATTGTGAAGTATGGTTTGAGATCAGTTATATTTGATCATTATTCGAATCTCAACGACAATGCTAGAAAAGAGTTAAAGAGTAAACTGGAGAATATTTGGCATGATCATAAAATAGGCGACCATAATATATGGAACCCTACGACTACAACTGTAAAATCAAATGTAGCTTCAAAGAAGAAgattaataaagatatttataaagtaattttaacatCATcggataatgaaattaaacggtcaaaaaaatcattttcaagAAATAATCCGGTCAAGAAAAGGAAAGGTAGAAATTTAAAGAGAAATGAAATACCTTTACACTTGGAATCATTTTACATGTcagatgtaaaaaaatatgttaatccTAAAAGACATGAATCAACAACAGCGGTTAAAAATAGgcaccataaaaaatatagcaaaAAAAAGATTCGGCAGAACGCACATAGAATGAGGCCTAAAGGAAAACGGCGCAAACCTAAAACTACAACTCCGATGTCAGATGGGCGGAAAGACGATTTGAGTACGTTTAGCACTGTGAAGGATTCCATAGAAGTACACAGAAAACGGCAAGTATTCCAttgaaattattgtttatgaGCAGATTGCCCAATACACCTATATGggcatttgtaaaataaaattagtacttttaaccaaagtaattttaattccactaacaatatgttataatttcatgtaaatttgattttcttttCAGACATTCAAAGAAAGGCAAacgtaaaaaaagaatacgttCTCGTAAAGATATGTACGAATCAGATTCTTATGAAAAATCGGGATTAGAGATCGATGAAACACAACACGAAAGCTTCAGATCACATAAAACTAAGCTCACCTCGTcacgaagaaataataatattaacgaTAATAGTGATGATACTAAAGAAATCGCCATTGCATTTGAATCTTCTACTATTCCAAATGTGTTAAACAAGATTGATGGAatagaaaaagttttaaacGAAATCAAATTCATAGTTCGAAATGGATCTAGTGAAACAAGGAAAAGCtttaatttcaagaaaaatacAACTGAAATCTGTTCAGCGCTTAATAAGACTAGTGAAAACCTGTTttctcaaaatattaaaaatgttgacGGAAGAGATGACCTGAATacacatttacaaaataaaaaatctcttGATAGCAGAGAAAATATTATAGcatataaagagaaaaatcaTCTCAAAACCAAGAAAGCCATAAAAGTACCTAAAAAGGCAAAAATAAGTACAATTACTTCTTCATCGATTAGTACTacaaaaattacctcagaAATCACGGCTACGGCTAATATTCAGAATCCTAGTTATGATggtaaaattaaaaggaaGTCATTAAGTGATGAAGATGAGACTAGAATATTAAATGAACGGATTACAGGAATAATCAGAGATACAACCAAGGCTATTAATACTACACATCAAGAGAAATCAACGACCAATCTGGACATACAAGTAAAGACAAAACCCAATGCAAGTGTGACTTCGGAATTAAATGTTAAAGACTTGATGGCGGCACATATCAACAGTGATATTAGCGGAAATATGAAAAGTAAACAGAGGATTGtgagagaaaataaagatGAGATTTTTaaggatataaataatataaaagatatgTTGAATGAAACCAGAAGGGCTGGATTAGACAGTGTTATTGATATAAATGCTGAAGAAAACAAGAAAATGAATGAAGATATTGATAAAAGAATCGATGGGCATATGAAAAGGTTGTTTTCTTTGACGGGGAAAGAGGGTGATGGTCATAATAGTTCCACAAAGCCGTTTGATTATAATTTCGATGATCTTTTAAGAAATTCAAAAGGAAAAATGCACGAAGACGACTTGTCAATGCAtgacatttattaaataattggtAACAAATTGTCTATTTCGTTTTGTCTACGATATGACTTTTTTACCCAATCAAGCAATAGGACATGACATAATTGCTTATGCGTCgtaaaataaagcaaaaaaggCTTCACTCCCGTGTAAATTGTAGCTTGTTATTCAGTGTAGTATGATTCCCGTTGGTGTCATGTGGTTttcggcagtgccgtgtggctacTGGccccaatagaaaaaagaataggatcactacCTACATCTCTATCCTACAAATATCGTTTAAGGAAtaaccccgcaaggaatgGGAGAagtcattatattatattttaagtatttacctATTCCTAAGTATAATGGATGTGACATTCTGGGGCTCAAGTCCAAAAATTAAATGCCCCGTGTGATATTTTGTGTTCATTAACatactacatatttatttttcttaaaacaatTCCAACACTAGTTTGAAAATTCCAGAGAATTcccataaaattacaatatctTTTACTAGTGACATCTCGTTACCGATGAAGAACTAGGTACATAATTGatgcattatttattacacagatGGCGATAGTACCTAAACGATAAAACTATCGAGTATCGATTATGCAGGAATCACAGGCAGATATcgagtattttctttttattgtacCTTCTACTTACAAAACGGCTAATGCACTccataataatgttataattaatgtgaaagtgtgtttgttacgCCGTCTTCCACGTCAAACCTCTGAACTGATGTCCAtaacattttgttaaataGTGTGGAATTCGGAAAAGGACTAGCAGGTAGCAAAGTGTGAAACTTTTAGAAAGACATAGGTAGAGTACATACTTGTCACGCAGGCGTATCCTAGTAGGCTAGGATACGCCTCTAGGGACGActagttcaaaataaatgtgGGATAGCggaaaaacaattatgtagGTCGCTGGATTTTTGGTAAAGAGAATATTGTGAAAGGAAGAAGCGGGAAGCGGGAATGTAAACGCACAACACGTACCttaatttcttgtattttgGTTTCCTGTGCCCTGGCCAGGGTTCTTCTTGTTTCAAAGATGCgcactttttctatttttattatatgagcgGAGCGGTCAATTTGcggccatattttttcttcaatcactagttttcaaatttaaattgaaatgttctatgGCTCCATTCGTAAGCCGTCGAGTGTTTTCGAGCTCCGAAGTAACCACATATGCTGTCACGGTCGTATTGTGCGGAATGAAAAGGGATaggaacagtaaaataaagcggCGCGTTCATCCTCCGGCGCCTTGAGAAACATCGctttctcaaaagaaaaataaaaggaaatcaCTCATAGAGTAGCGTAAATAGTAgtggattttaatattaactaaagcggaaaaaataatataataacattcataaaataagaaattattaagaaaatgcgGTATTGTTATTGCGACGGCAATGGACTTAATTTAACGATTGGTCTTTTAAGAAAACCATTTTGAGTTTTAACTAAACTACTCTCACAGTACCGTCTGCACCTggataagttttttcaatgaTTCCCATTGGCCATCGTAATGGGGGAACATTATCTTCATGTATCAACACTACAGTACCAATTTTGACGTTCGTTACATCTTTCAACCATTTCTGACGAACCTGTAAATTATTCAAGTACTCTAAATGCCATCTTTTCCAATATGAGCGAATCATTTGATCGAGTAGCGATTTACGTGTAACTAGCGGCGTAGAAGATACAGGTGCGAGTGGCAAGTACTGTAGTGGAGAAGCCATAATAAAGTGCGCGGGAGTTAAAGGCTCAAGATGCGGTTCTTCCTGTAGTACGCAGAGTGGTCGTGAATTCATTATTGTTTCAATCTGTGTTAATACTGTTAAAAGCTCTTCATATGTAAGTAATTGATTGCCAATAATGCGGTACAAATGAGTCttcaaactttttatatttgactcCCAAATTCCTCCAAAATGCGGAG is a genomic window of Amyelois transitella isolate CPQ chromosome 28, ilAmyTran1.1, whole genome shotgun sequence containing:
- the LOC106138097 gene encoding eukaryotic translation initiation factor 2-alpha kinase 2, coding for MKAIDKLQDYLNTIKSILGENDNSRRHLKGGFKFRDFLKMTLQTISSYEDNDLLDVVAIVNNEIRKYHYKGCKFYELVQNHNLRKDMAKKLLTLNELTAKDLRFAIKKAISAVDKNVMREKRQKILDYLDSVYVGNEIIGKMRQVLSELEQFKKRSKRASLDLVKIVKYGLRSVIFDHYSNLNDNARKELKSKLENIWHDHKIGDHNIWNPTTTTVKSNVASKKKINKDIYKVILTSSDNEIKRSKKSFSRNNPVKKRKGRNLKRNEIPLHLESFYMSDVKKYVNPKRHESTTAVKNRHHKKYSKKKIRQNAHRMRPKGKRRKPKTTTPMSDGRKDDLSTFSTVKDSIEVHRKRHSKKGKRKKRIRSRKDMYESDSYEKSGLEIDETQHESFRSHKTKLTSSRRNNNINDNSDDTKEIAIAFESSTIPNVLNKIDGIEKVLNEIKFIVRNGSSETRKSFNFKKNTTEICSALNKTSENLFSQNIKNVDGRDDLNTHLQNKKSLDSRENIIAYKEKNHLKTKKAIKVPKKAKISTITSSSISTTKITSEITATANIQNPSYDGKIKRKSLSDEDETRILNERITGIIRDTTKAINTTHQEKSTTNLDIQVKTKPNASVTSELNVKDLMAAHINSDISGNMKSKQRIVRENKDEIFKDINNIKDMLNETRRAGLDSVIDINAEENKKMNEDIDKRIDGHMKRLFSLTGKEGDGHNSSTKPFDYNFDDLLRNSKGKMHEDDLSMHDIY